A genomic segment from Gadus morhua chromosome 4, gadMor3.0, whole genome shotgun sequence encodes:
- the LOC115541278 gene encoding bone morphogenetic protein 1-like: MAVVPHLLLLLCGLHVVSLVADSQLMDQKDGSPEVIHYKDPCEAVAFLGDMALGEDDLLMFQASDVLQPTLTLTRSPTDIGGRAVPTRGRRAAGREVLARRRRASTSRPERIWPDAIIPYVISGNFSGSQRAIFRQAMRHWERHTCVTFIERSGEESYIVFTYRPCGCCSYVGKRGGGPQGVSIGKNCDKLGIVVHELGHVIGFWHEHTRPDRDDHVSIVRDNIQSGQEYNFLKMEPAEVDSLGEEYDFDSIMHYARNTFSRGVFLDTIVPRDDVSGARPPIGQRTRLSQGDIAQARKLYKCTLCGDSLQDSSGNLSSPGFPNGYAPYSNCVWRISVTPGEKIVLNFTAMDLFRSPLCRYDYVEVRDGFWKKAPLKGRFCGDTLPETIVSTDSRLWIEFRSSSDWLGKGFSAVYKAICGGEVRKDTGRIQSPNYPDDYLSNKECVWIITVAKDFRVGLSFRSFEIENHDSCSYDYLDVRDGGSASSPLLGRFCGHDKKPADLQSSSNQLWITFVSDGSVNNAGFSATFFKETDECSAPGRGGCEQRCLNTLGSYTCACDPGYELLSDGRRCETACGGFITELNGSLSTPGWPREYPPNKNCVWQLVAPAQYCITLVFDAFETEGNHVCKYDYVEVSSGRGPADSRLHGRYCGSDTPERITSTLNNLRVEFRSDNTVAKAGFQARFFSDKDECSHENGGCQHECVNTFGSYTCRCRRGFVLHGNKHDCKAAGCDQMVTALTGTLSSPNWPDTYPSQKACTWSLATLPGHRIKIAFNELDMEAHLECVYDHLQIHDGEDARAPSLGRFCGAKKPPPLISSGNQMFLHFYSDNSVQKRGFELSHSTECGGALRAEVQARDLYSHAQFGDNYPPGVDCHWVVWAEKGYGVEVEFLLFETEEETDCGYDYVELYDGADLNSPRLGRYCGNGPPEEVYSAGDTIVLLFRSDDSVNKKGFHLRYSSTKFQDMLHDSQ, translated from the exons GGGGCCGGGCGGTGCCCACCAGGGGTAGGAGAGCTGCAGGCAGGGAGGTACTGGCCCGTCGGAGGAGAGCCAGCACCTCCAGGCCCGAGAGGATCTGGCCGGATGCCATCATCCCCTATGTCATCAGCGGGAACTTCAGCG GCAGCCAGCGAGCCATATTCCGACAGGCCATGCGACACTGGGAGAGGCACACGTGCGTGACGTTCATCGAGAGGTCTGGCGAGGAGAGCTACATCGTGTTCACCTACCGACCCTGTGG GTGTTGCTCCTACgtggggaagagaggaggaggacctcaGGGTGTCTCCATAGGCAAGAACTGCGACAAGCTGGGCATCGTTGTCCACGAGCTGGGTCACGTGATCGGCTTCTGGCACGAGCACACCCGGCCTGACCGCGACGACCACGTCAGCATCGTCAGGGACAACATCCAATCGG GACAGGAGTACAACTTCCTGAAGATGGAGCCGGCCGAGGTGGACTCCCTGGGAGAGGAGTACGACTTTGACAGCATCATGCATTACGCCCGGAACACCTTCTCCAG GGGTGTGTTCTTAGACACCATCGTTCCTCGGGATGATGTCAGTGGAGCGAGGCCTCCCATTGGCCAGCGGACCAGACTCAGCCAGGGGGACATCGCTCAAGCTCGCAAGCTTTATAAATGCACCT TGTGTGGAGATAGTCTGCAGGACAGCTCTGggaacctctcctctcctgggtTCCCCAACGGCTACGCGCCCTACTCCAACTGTGTGTGGAGGATCTCCGTCACACCCGGGGAGAAG ATCGTTCTGAACTTCACGGCCATGGACCTCTTCAGAAGCCCCCTGTGCCGGTACGACTACGTTGAGGTCCGGGACGGCTTCTGGAAGAAAGCCCCCCTCAAAG gccgTTTCTGTGGAGACACGCTTCCAGAAACCATCGTCTCTACAGACAGTCGTCTGTGGATCGAGTTCAGAAGCAGCAGCGACTGGCTGGGAAAAGGCTTCTCAGCGGTCTACAAAG CTATttgtggaggagaggtgaggaaagACACAGGAAGGATCCAGTCCCCAAACTATCCAGATGACTATTTGTCCAACAAAGAATGTGTGTGGATCATCACCGTAGCCAAAGACTTCCGTGTGGGCCTCTCCTTCCGGTCATTTGAG ATTGAGAACCACGACAGCTGTTCCTACGACTACCTGGATGTGAGGGATGGAGGTTCCGCCAGCAGCCCCCTGCTGGGTCGCTTTTGTGGCCATGACAAGAAGCCTGCCGACCTCCAGAGCAGCTCCAACCAGCTCTGGATCACGTTCGTGTCCGACGGCTCCGTCAACAACGCTGGCTTTTCCGCCACCTTTTTCAAAG AGACGGACGAGTGTTCTGCACCAGGCAGGGGCGGCTGTGAGCAGCGCTGTCTGAACACGCTGGGCAGCTACACGTGCGCTTGTGACCCCGGGTACGAGCTGCTGTCCGACGGGCGCCGCTGTGAGA CGGCTTGCGGTGGGTTcatcacagagctgaacggttcccTGAGCACCCCTGGCTGGCCCAGAGAGTACCCGCCCAACAAGAACTGTGTCTGGCAGCTGGTGGCTCCGGCCCAGTACTGCATCACGCTCGTCTTCGATGCATTCGAGACCGAAGGCAACCAT GTCTGTAAGTACGACTACGTGGAGGTGAGCAGTGGCCGGGGCCCGGCCGACTCCAGGCTCCACGGGAGGTACTGTGGGTCGGACACGCCGGAGAGGATCACCTCCACGCTCAACAACCTGAGGGTGGAGTTCAGGTCCGACAACACCGTGGCCAAGGCCGGCTTCCAGGCCCGCTTCTTCTCTG ATAAAGATGAGTGCTCCCATGAGAACGGGGGCTGCCAGCATGAGTGCGTCAACACCTTCGGGAGCTACACCTGTCGCTGCCGCAGAGGATTTGTGTTGCACGGGAATAAGCACGACTGCAAGGCAG CGGGGTGCGACCAGATGGTGACCGCTTTGACGGGCACCCTCAGCAGCCCCAACTGGCCGGACACCTACCCCAGCCAGAAGGCCTGCACCTGGTCTCTAGCCACCCTACCGGGCCACAGGATTAAAATA GCTTTTAATGAGCTTGACATGGAGGCTCACCTGGAGTGCGTCTACGATCATCTCCAAATCCACGACGGAGAAGACGCCCGTGCGCCCAGTTTAGGACGTTTCTGCGGCGCCAAGAagcccccccctctcatctcaAGCGGCAACCAGATGTTCCTGCACTTTTACTCTGATAACTCAGTCCAGAAGAGGGGCTTTGAGCTCTCCCATAGCACAG AGTGCGGCGGGGCCCTCAGAGCCGAGGTCCAGGCCAGAGACCTGTACTCCCACGCACAGTTCGGCGACAACTACCCGCCCGGCGTCGACTGCCACTGGGTGGTGTGGGCGGAGAAGGGCTACGGGGTGGAGGTAGAGTTCCTCCTCTtcgagacggaggaggagacggactGCGGCTACGACTACGTCGAGCTCTACGACGGCGCTGACCTCAATTCCCCGAGGCTCGGCCGGTACTGCGGTAACGGG CCGCCAGAAGAAGTGTATTCGGCGGGCGACACGATCGTCTTGCTCTTCCGTTCAGACGACAGTGTCAACAAGAAGGGCTTCCACCTGCGCTACAGCAGCACCAAGTTCCAGGACATGTTACATGACAGCCAGTGA